In Turicibacter sanguinis, a genomic segment contains:
- a CDS encoding LytR/AlgR family response regulator transcription factor encodes MYKIAICEDSRIQAVELIDSLKAYGSECRIKFEIDYFECGEDFLEKNYFEYDVIFLDVEMPRINGIEVAKEIRKTCPKSKIIFVTAYEHYWPEGYKVMASRFLIKPLKQDELTEALTSLIEELNTAKKYISARSERALEKVLIEDITYLEISGRKVLIHTPEAIYTSSYNLNSWYHRLAIHHFEYTHSSYLVNLKYVKLVARDKVTLTTGEEVYMSLRKYKGFKTSFVRYISQL; translated from the coding sequence ATGTATAAAATTGCAATTTGTGAAGATTCGCGAATTCAAGCAGTTGAGTTAATTGACAGTTTAAAGGCTTATGGAAGTGAGTGTAGAATTAAGTTTGAGATTGATTATTTTGAATGTGGTGAAGATTTTTTAGAAAAAAATTATTTTGAATATGATGTCATCTTTCTAGATGTTGAGATGCCTAGGATTAATGGGATAGAAGTGGCCAAAGAAATTAGAAAAACGTGTCCTAAAAGTAAAATCATTTTTGTTACAGCTTATGAACATTATTGGCCAGAAGGATATAAGGTCATGGCATCAAGATTTTTAATCAAACCGTTAAAGCAGGATGAATTAACTGAAGCGTTGACTTCCTTAATTGAAGAATTAAATACTGCAAAAAAATATATTTCTGCTCGTAGTGAAAGGGCATTAGAGAAAGTATTAATTGAGGATATCACATATTTAGAAATATCAGGTCGAAAAGTTTTAATTCATACACCTGAAGCAATCTATACAAGTAGCTATAATTTAAATAGTTGGTATCATCGTTTAGCGATTCATCATTTTGAATATACCCATTCAAGTTATTTAGTAAATTTAAAATATGTAAAATTAGTTGCTCGGGATAAAGTGACATTGACAACAGGTGAAGAAGTTTATATGTCATTAAGGAAATATAAAGGTTTTAAAACGAGTTTTGTTCGTTATATTAGTCAACTTTAA